The following proteins are encoded in a genomic region of Fusarium oxysporum f. sp. lycopersici 4287 chromosome 1, whole genome shotgun sequence:
- a CDS encoding 26S proteasome non-ATPase regulatory subunit 10 — protein MDNDDKFPLHAAAREGRVTVFEGLLKSDPKLSQRKDNDGRYPIHWAASSNNLDIVQLLANQRSFDADVQDESGWSPLMISASVPEGESVVKLILSKDADVNLKNSAGQTALHFVASKKNLDIARVLIDNGASTRVRDRRGQYPIHRAAAVGSVPMVTLLLKNRSPLNPADNEGFTPLHHAIAEGHGDTAVALLKEGADFTLKNSADELALDLAPDKEVRRYVLQGAEREGIELSG, from the exons ATGGATAACGATGATAAGTTCCCTCTCCATGCCGCTGCTCGTGAGGGGCGAG TAACTGTTTTTGAAGGGCTTCTCAAG TCAGACCCAAAATTGTCGCAACGAAAGGATAATGATGGTCGGTATCCTATACACTGGGCAGCTTCTTCTAACAACTTGGACATCGTTCAGTTGTTAGCCAACCAACGCAGTTTCGATGCTGATGTCCAG GATGAAAGCGGGTGGTCTCCTTTGATGATCTCAGCCAGTGTTCCAGAGGGTGAATCTGTCGTCAAACTTATCCTGTCCAAAGACGCGGACGTGAACCTCAAGA ACTCTGCTGGACAG ACTGCCCTTCACTTTGTCGCCTCCAAGAAGAACCTTGACATTGCCCGTGTTCTTATCGACAACGGCGCGTCGACCCGAGTACGTGATCGTAGGGGCCAGTATCCCATACATcgcgctgctgctgtcggTTCTGTACCTATGGTGACTCTGCTTCTCAAAAACAGAAGTCCACTAAACCCTGCCGATAATGAGGGGTTCACTCCCCTTCATCACGCAATTGCAGAGGGACATG GAGACACTGCTGTTGCCCTCCTCAAAGAAGGCGCTGATTTCACCCTAAAGAACAGCGCGGATGAGCTAGCACTTGATCTGGCACCAGATAAAGAA GTACGCCGATATGTTTTACAAGGTGCAGAGCGTGAGGGTATCGAGTTGTCAGGGTAG